Genomic DNA from Sphingobium sp. WTD-1:
GCGACAGCCTGGACGGCCGCTATTTCGGTCCGATCCCGGTCAAGTCCGTCATCGGCCGCGCGACGCCGATCTACACCGACGAGGCCGGCGATGGCCGCTTCGTCTGGCGCGCCGCGCCGCGCTGACCGCCACGATTCCGGCGGGCATGACGCTCGCCGGCTTTCACCCAACCCCCAGCATTGAGGAGATTCCCATGCCGCAGATCGGCCAGTTTACCCGTGAGACGACAGGCTTCGTCGGGCGCATTCATACGCTCACCCTCTACCGCGAACTCACCATCGTTCCGGCCGAGCCGTCCGATGCCGAGAACGCGCCGGACTATCGCATCCACCACGGCGCCGACGACGGGCCGGAGATCGGCGCGGGCTGGAAACGCACCGGCGAGCGCGCTGGCGAATACATCTCGCTGCTGATCGACGACCCGGCCTTGCCGCAGCCGATCCGCGCCAACCTGTTCCGCGACGACGACGGCGGGGCCGCTTGGTCGCTGCACTGGACGCGCCCGGTCAAGCGCGGCGAGCGGGAGTGATCCCATGCACTATCCCTTCAGAATTGCCCGCATGCTTTCCGGTCAAAGCCCCATCCCTTTGTTCGCGAACAGGCCGTCTCATCCCTTCGTCCCGCTCGAACGCAGGTCGGCCGGCGCGCGCAGCGAAGGTCAAGGGCGATCGAAGATCGGCGCGTTGCGCGAACCCTTGACCGCAGCGAGCACGCTGGCAGGCTGGCGTCGATACCGAGACAGGATGCCCGTCCGACCGGCGGTCCTTTTCCTTTCGATCGTGCTCGCCGTCGCGATGCCGCTTCCCTGTCAGGCGCAGCCGGAGCCGGTGCAGCGTCAATCCCAGGCCGATCCCCATGCCGCGCATATCGCCGAGGCGGCGCAGCGCTTCGGCATTCCGGCGGCATGGATCAGGGCGGTCATGCGCGTCGAGAGCGCCGACGAGGTGCGGGCGATCTCGCCCAAAGGCGCGATGGGTCTGATGCAGATCATGCCCGCGACCTGGGCGGATTTGCGCGCCCGCCATCGGCTCGGCGGCGATCCCTACGATCCGCGCGACAACATAATGGCGGGCGCGGCGTATCTGCGCGAGCTGCATGACCGCTACGGATCGCCGGGATTCCTCGCTGCCTACAATGCCGGTCCCGGTCGCTACGAAGAGCATCTCGCGGGCCGTCCGTTGCCAGCGGAAACGCGCGCTTATGTCGCCACGCTCGCACCGCTGATCGGCGGCGGCGAGATCACCGGGCCGGTCGCCGTCGCGGTGGCCGATCCGCTGTCATGGACCCGCGCGCCGCTATTCGTCGTGCAGGCCGAGCGCACATCGCCCGCCGATCCTGCGCAGTCGAATGACACTCCGGCTGCAACGCCCGTGCGCGATCTCTCCGCGATCGCGCCGCAATCGGGTGGCCTGTTTGTGGCCCGAACAGAAACGGGAGGGCCACGATGAGCATGGCGGTTGGGTGTGCCCTGCGGTCCTTTCCAGTGTGCAGCGTGTATGGATCGGATCAGGCGGAATCGGGGTCAGGACGGGCGGAAGGAGTAGGAAGGCGGGAGGGCAAGATTAAAGCGGACGGCACCCCATGGGTCCGATCCGGGGGGCAAGCCTTTGTCTGCACACTGTTTGGGACGGCACCGTCATCCGGGCACCATGGTGCCGCCTGTTGCCACAATTCCAGCAGACGCCGCGTTTTCGGCGGCACTCTCCCCAGAAACCGGCGCTTTCGGGCGGGTTGCCGCCGATGAGCGCCGACGACGACAACCGCTTCCGCCCGAAGCCCGGCCGCATCCGCTCCGATGCGTCGAAGGCCGGACAGGCGAAGAGCTTCCTCACCAAGGTCAGGAAGATCGCCCGCCAGCATGGCGCGGACTCCGGTCGAACCTCGCGAAGCGGCAGCGTCGGAGGTGGCGGCAAGCCAGGGCGGAACGGTGCGGTCGCTTCCGGCCGGGGCGTCAAGCGCGGGCGCGGCGCGGCCTTCGTCCGATCCCGCAATCTGTCGAACGCCTGGAGTCATCGCCAAGCTGGCAGCCGCCGCGTCATCGTCAAGTCGCGTTCCGTCCGTGCGGCTGGCAAGAGCGGCAAGGCCGCCGCCCATCTGCGTTACATCCAGCGCGACGGCACCTCGCGCGATGGCGAGCGCGGCCGGCTCTATTCGGCGACCGAAGGCCGCGCCGATGGCGATGCTTTCCTCGATCGCGGCAAGGACGATCGCCACCAGTTCCGCTTCATCGTCTCGCCTGAAGACGCCGCCGACATCGAAGACCTGACCGGTCACACCCGTGACCTGATGGCCCGCGTCGAAGCCGATCTCGGTACGAAGCTGGATTGGGTCGCGGTCAACCACTTCAACACCGGCCATCCTCATGTCCATGTCATCG
This window encodes:
- a CDS encoding DUF736 domain-containing protein, producing the protein MPQIGQFTRETTGFVGRIHTLTLYRELTIVPAEPSDAENAPDYRIHHGADDGPEIGAGWKRTGERAGEYISLLIDDPALPQPIRANLFRDDDGGAAWSLHWTRPVKRGERE
- a CDS encoding lytic transglycosylase domain-containing protein: MPLPCQAQPEPVQRQSQADPHAAHIAEAAQRFGIPAAWIRAVMRVESADEVRAISPKGAMGLMQIMPATWADLRARHRLGGDPYDPRDNIMAGAAYLRELHDRYGSPGFLAAYNAGPGRYEEHLAGRPLPAETRAYVATLAPLIGGGEITGPVAVAVADPLSWTRAPLFVVQAERTSPADPAQSNDTPAATPVRDLSAIAPQSGGLFVARTETGGPR